The following are encoded in a window of Actinomycetes bacterium genomic DNA:
- a CDS encoding diol dehydratase reactivase ATPase-like domain-containing protein — protein MSLVAGLDVGNTTTEVVIADTSASPPAPVAWDRQPTRGHKGSDEALRGAAALVRRLERRTGRPVDAVVATSQRPVVTATVSLPRAAPQTGRLEVVPVRGSTPGGQGTAVGTPVRLDDQEPAHRGPVVLLVPSGFGFQAAAHLIGGRIAAGDDVRGVLVADDEGVLVAARLPAVLPICDEVDVDRLTGASLVAVEVRAPGHPLRDLVDPIRLSALLGLPDGERADAAAVAGTLEDASRAVVAVRAHAHPASPGPRLAVTFTSGEEAFELSPAELATRGVGGVAHLAIPGQVDWAVDDLWAVELRELATSTALRLQPSTARALVVAALHAEPAARDPRAVLEGELGAEVLVVASEPAAARAGALSTPRANPGATVVDLGGGTVDVIGPEGRRAVAAGAGEMLTATVSTYLGVPRGAADWIKRGPCVRLEAPHVVLAEDGSRTFTDESVAREATGSLAAPGPAGLLAFGADMAPAEWRALRIRAKERVLVDNVVRALRTLDASPAELVLVGGAAADEELLTLVRRAVPGAVVGRADVAGRLGHRHAVAYGLLLLAGDQPAATAP, from the coding sequence GTGAGCCTGGTCGCGGGCCTCGACGTCGGCAACACCACCACCGAGGTCGTGATCGCCGACACCTCGGCCAGCCCCCCCGCTCCGGTCGCTTGGGATCGGCAACCGACGCGCGGTCACAAGGGATCCGACGAGGCGCTGCGGGGCGCGGCCGCTCTCGTCAGGAGGTTGGAGCGACGAACCGGCCGGCCGGTCGACGCCGTGGTCGCGACGTCTCAACGCCCGGTGGTCACGGCCACCGTGAGCCTGCCGCGGGCTGCGCCGCAGACCGGGCGCTTGGAGGTCGTGCCCGTGCGCGGAAGCACGCCGGGCGGGCAGGGAACCGCTGTGGGCACCCCGGTACGTCTCGACGACCAGGAACCCGCTCACCGGGGTCCTGTGGTCCTCCTCGTGCCCTCCGGCTTCGGGTTCCAGGCGGCTGCTCACCTCATCGGCGGGCGCATCGCGGCCGGGGACGACGTCAGGGGCGTGCTCGTGGCCGACGACGAGGGGGTCCTCGTGGCTGCGCGCCTGCCCGCGGTGCTGCCCATCTGCGACGAGGTCGACGTCGACCGCCTGACCGGCGCCTCGCTCGTGGCGGTCGAGGTTCGCGCACCCGGGCACCCGCTGCGCGACCTCGTCGACCCGATCCGCCTGAGCGCCCTGCTCGGCCTGCCTGATGGCGAGCGCGCCGACGCGGCCGCGGTGGCCGGCACCCTGGAGGACGCCAGCCGGGCCGTGGTGGCCGTGCGGGCGCACGCGCACCCCGCGAGCCCCGGCCCGCGGCTCGCGGTCACGTTCACCAGCGGTGAGGAGGCCTTCGAGCTGAGCCCGGCCGAGCTCGCGACGAGGGGTGTCGGCGGGGTCGCGCACCTGGCGATCCCGGGTCAGGTGGACTGGGCCGTCGACGACCTCTGGGCGGTGGAGCTGCGCGAGCTGGCCACCTCGACCGCGCTTCGTCTCCAGCCGTCGACGGCTCGCGCGCTCGTCGTGGCGGCTCTGCACGCAGAGCCGGCTGCCCGAGACCCACGTGCGGTGCTCGAGGGCGAACTGGGTGCCGAGGTCCTCGTGGTGGCGTCGGAACCCGCCGCCGCCCGAGCCGGGGCGCTGTCCACGCCCCGGGCGAACCCCGGGGCCACCGTCGTCGATCTGGGCGGAGGGACGGTGGACGTCATCGGACCGGAGGGCCGCCGAGCGGTGGCCGCCGGCGCGGGCGAGATGCTCACGGCCACTGTGTCGACCTACCTCGGGGTGCCTCGCGGCGCCGCCGACTGGATCAAGCGCGGGCCATGCGTGCGCCTCGAGGCCCCGCATGTCGTGCTCGCCGAGGACGGCTCCCGTACCTTCACCGACGAGTCGGTCGCGCGGGAGGCCACCGGATCCCTGGCGGCTCCGGGGCCGGCGGGCCTGCTCGCCTTCGGCGCCGACATGGCGCCCGCGGAGTGGCGGGCGTTGCGGATCCGGGCGAAGGAGCGGGTCCTCGTCGACAACGTCGTCCGTGCGCTGCGAACGCTCGACGCGAGCCCGGCGGAGCTGGTGCTCGTGGGAGGGGCGGCTGCGGACGAGGAGCTGCTCACCCTGGTCCGACGGGCGGTGCCGGGCGCGGTCGTCGGGCGCGCCGACGTCGCGGGGCGCCTCGGCCACCGCCACGCGGTGGCGTACGGCCTGCTCCTCCTTGCGGGCGACCAGCCGGCGGCGACGGCGCCCTGA
- a CDS encoding diol dehydratase small subunit, translating into MSAGPVAASGRDPAGITVESIRSGDVDITDLRIHPATLEHQAVVAEEHGNPQLAENFRRAAELAALPDEQVLALYEALRPRRSSAAELEDLAAQLAASGAVRNAALFREAAQVYARRGLLRT; encoded by the coding sequence ATGAGCGCCGGTCCGGTCGCGGCCTCCGGGCGTGACCCCGCGGGCATCACCGTGGAGTCCATCCGCTCGGGGGACGTCGACATCACCGATCTGCGGATCCATCCGGCGACCCTGGAGCACCAAGCGGTCGTGGCCGAGGAGCATGGCAATCCCCAGCTGGCGGAGAACTTCCGCCGTGCCGCCGAGCTCGCCGCCCTGCCCGACGAGCAGGTCCTGGCGCTCTACGAGGCGCTGCGACCCCGCCGCTCCTCGGCCGCGGAGCTGGAGGACCTGGCCGCTCAGCTGGCCGCCTCCGGCGCCGTGCGCAACGCCGCCCTGTTCCGCGAGGCGGCCCAGGTCTACGCCCGCCGCGGGCTGCTGCGGACGTGA
- a CDS encoding propanediol/glycerol family dehydratase large subunit, translating to MTERAPIGRFRFMDRSRVNLDGFAVEDPALGLVAFASAQDPEPSLVIERDGHVSELDSKAEADFDVLDEFIARHGLDLGVAAEAMAVGEVSFARMMVDPGVPRAEIVRLAAGMTPAKLARCIALLRPVELGLAMAKLRARRTPSNQAHVTNRSDDPLLLAADAATAAALGFREVETTVPVLGDAPSNAVAVSIGAAVGSPGVLVQCSVEEALELEMGMRGLVSYAETVSLYGTEQVFVDGDDTPWSKAFLTSAYASRGVKMRVTSGGGAEALMGAAEGASMFYLEARCVALARAIGAQGVQNGGIDSAAVAGSVPGGVRSLMAENLMVMARNLEACTGNDALMSESDVRRTSRTLPILLAGSDYICSGFGSIQRYDNMFGPSQWNAEDVDDYLVMQRDWGVDGGLRTADEPLVAALRRRAVDAVRAVYRHLGLADFTDEWAEQAVDAAGSKDVPAAELMTPLIASRVIRETGLTMVDVVAALDETGYEEEAERMLGMLKARVAGDYLQTAAIFDEAMTVLSLVTDPNDYAGPGTGYVPGAERQAEIDAIRQQRSVDDLRSEQQLARSGAFSVVGPAQVGTDPRDVVIGVSPAVGREIWVSMSGLTVVDVLRELMAGLEEEGCRGRVVRVNHTIDLGLIGLTAARLAGSGIGIGLQGKGTALIHRRDLTPLANLELYSVAPVVDARLYRLLGVNAGRHAKGSTPEPARNPYTDEAIEARYHTRVVALVGIERACCDPHEPPEELAVDR from the coding sequence GTGACGGAGCGAGCGCCCATCGGGCGCTTCCGGTTCATGGACCGCAGCCGGGTCAACCTGGACGGGTTCGCGGTCGAGGATCCCGCGCTCGGCCTGGTCGCCTTCGCCTCGGCGCAGGATCCGGAACCGTCGCTCGTGATCGAGCGCGACGGCCACGTGAGCGAGCTGGACTCCAAGGCCGAGGCCGACTTCGACGTGCTGGACGAGTTCATCGCGAGGCACGGGCTCGACCTCGGCGTCGCCGCGGAGGCCATGGCCGTGGGCGAGGTCTCCTTCGCGCGGATGATGGTCGACCCGGGGGTCCCGCGTGCCGAGATCGTCCGCCTCGCGGCCGGCATGACCCCGGCGAAGCTGGCGAGATGCATCGCCCTGCTGCGGCCGGTGGAGCTCGGCCTGGCGATGGCGAAGCTGCGCGCACGCCGGACGCCCAGCAACCAGGCGCACGTCACGAACCGCTCCGACGACCCGCTCCTGCTGGCGGCGGACGCCGCCACCGCCGCCGCCCTGGGCTTCCGGGAGGTCGAGACCACTGTCCCCGTGCTGGGGGACGCCCCGTCGAACGCGGTCGCTGTCTCCATCGGGGCCGCCGTCGGCTCCCCCGGCGTGCTCGTCCAGTGCTCCGTCGAGGAGGCCCTGGAGCTCGAGATGGGGATGCGAGGACTGGTCTCCTACGCGGAGACGGTCTCCTTGTACGGGACCGAGCAGGTCTTCGTCGACGGCGATGACACCCCGTGGTCGAAAGCCTTCCTGACGTCCGCCTACGCGTCACGGGGGGTCAAGATGCGCGTCACGTCCGGGGGTGGGGCGGAGGCGCTGATGGGGGCCGCCGAGGGCGCTTCGATGTTCTACCTCGAGGCCAGGTGCGTGGCTCTCGCGAGGGCCATCGGCGCGCAGGGCGTGCAGAACGGCGGGATCGACTCCGCCGCGGTCGCGGGATCGGTCCCCGGTGGGGTCCGCTCCCTGATGGCCGAGAACCTGATGGTCATGGCTCGCAACCTGGAGGCGTGCACGGGCAACGACGCGCTGATGTCCGAGTCGGACGTACGCCGGACCTCACGGACCCTCCCGATCCTGCTGGCCGGTTCGGACTACATCTGCAGCGGCTTCGGCTCCATCCAGCGCTACGACAACATGTTCGGTCCCAGCCAGTGGAACGCCGAGGATGTGGACGACTACCTCGTGATGCAGCGCGACTGGGGCGTGGACGGTGGCTTGCGCACAGCTGACGAGCCGCTGGTGGCCGCCCTGCGCCGACGGGCGGTCGATGCCGTGCGCGCCGTCTACCGGCACCTGGGCCTCGCCGACTTCACCGACGAGTGGGCCGAGCAGGCGGTCGATGCCGCCGGCTCCAAGGACGTCCCCGCCGCGGAGCTCATGACGCCCCTGATCGCGTCGCGGGTGATCCGGGAGACCGGTCTGACGATGGTCGACGTCGTCGCGGCACTGGACGAGACGGGCTACGAGGAGGAGGCCGAGCGCATGCTCGGCATGCTCAAGGCGAGAGTGGCCGGTGACTACCTCCAGACCGCGGCCATCTTCGACGAGGCCATGACGGTGCTGTCCCTGGTCACCGACCCCAACGACTACGCCGGCCCGGGTACGGGCTACGTCCCCGGTGCCGAGAGGCAGGCCGAGATCGACGCCATCCGGCAGCAGCGATCGGTCGACGACCTGCGAAGCGAGCAGCAGCTCGCTCGATCCGGCGCGTTCTCGGTCGTCGGCCCGGCGCAGGTCGGGACGGACCCGCGCGACGTGGTCATCGGCGTCTCCCCCGCCGTCGGTCGGGAGATCTGGGTCAGCATGTCCGGCCTGACGGTGGTGGACGTCCTGCGTGAGCTGATGGCCGGCCTCGAGGAGGAGGGGTGCCGCGGTCGGGTGGTGCGGGTCAACCACACCATCGACCTCGGCCTCATCGGCTTGACCGCGGCGCGGCTCGCCGGCTCGGGGATCGGGATCGGCTTGCAGGGGAAGGGGACGGCCCTCATCCACCGACGCGACCTCACCCCGCTGGCCAACCTCGAGCTCTACAGCGTCGCTCCCGTGGTCGACGCGCGGCTGTACCGCCTCCTCGGCGTGAACGCGGGTCGCCACGCCAAGGGCTCGACGCCCGAACCGGCGCGCAACCCCTACACCGACGAGGCGATCGAGGCCCGCTACCACACCCGGGTCGTGGCGCTCGTGGGCATCGAGCGGGCATGCTGCGACCCCCACGAACCACCTGAGGAGCTGGCGGTGGACCGATGA
- a CDS encoding heme-binding protein: MSRLEVDLALSRRMVAAALDRAAQLGALVSAAVVDAGGHLVAFERMDGAEIAGPVLAPDKAFTAVAHRLATHELAELVVPGGPLNGMQAAAGGRYVCFAGGLPLWSEGRVVGGVGVSGGSAEEDLACASAASEVFTGHRGEGGAA, from the coding sequence ATGAGCCGTCTCGAGGTCGACCTCGCCCTGTCCCGCCGGATGGTGGCGGCGGCGCTGGACCGAGCCGCGCAGCTGGGCGCCCTGGTCTCGGCCGCCGTCGTCGATGCGGGAGGGCACCTGGTGGCCTTCGAGCGCATGGACGGCGCCGAGATCGCCGGTCCGGTCCTGGCACCGGACAAGGCCTTCACCGCGGTCGCCCATCGCCTCGCGACGCACGAGCTAGCCGAGCTGGTCGTGCCCGGAGGGCCGCTCAACGGGATGCAGGCCGCGGCCGGTGGGCGCTACGTGTGCTTCGCCGGCGGCCTGCCGCTCTGGTCGGAGGGTCGGGTGGTCGGGGGGGTGGGTGTGAGCGGCGGGAGCGCCGAGGAGGACCTGGCCTGCGCGTCGGCGGCGTCGGAGGTCTTCACCGGGCATCGCGGCGAGGGAGGCGCAGCGTGA
- a CDS encoding acetamidase/formamidase family protein translates to MNDHPTSTPELFRHPVDFEADPSSLVFTFGGVAPAASIRPGTVVSTATLDCFAGRVRRRSDLVSEVCDPRFINPQTGPFFVEGAEPGDTLAVHFVSIEPRDGPGVSTTVPFFGSLTGTRFTSLLHAALPERTWFYEIDRGRRVVRYAALDTPFTTELPLDPMHGTVGVAPALGEVRSSLTPGDWGGNMDTPEMRAGVTCYLGVNVEGALLSLGDGHARQGEGETCGVAVECAMDTVFVVDLLKGVSTPWPRLESDEFLMTTGSTRPLEDAFRIAHVEMVRWVRELTGLSEMDAYQLVSQSALTPVANVVDTNYTVVAKVPKDVLRGTGAAAMAGTHASLRSVAAALGGRG, encoded by the coding sequence ATGAACGACCACCCGACGTCCACCCCGGAGCTGTTCAGGCACCCGGTGGACTTCGAGGCCGATCCCTCCTCGCTCGTCTTCACCTTCGGCGGGGTGGCGCCCGCCGCTTCGATCAGGCCGGGAACGGTCGTCTCCACCGCCACCCTGGACTGCTTCGCCGGCCGGGTGCGCCGACGTAGTGACCTCGTCAGCGAGGTCTGTGACCCTCGCTTCATCAACCCCCAGACCGGACCGTTCTTCGTCGAGGGTGCTGAGCCGGGCGACACCCTGGCCGTCCACTTCGTCTCGATCGAGCCACGGGACGGCCCGGGGGTGAGCACCACGGTGCCGTTCTTCGGCTCGCTGACCGGCACCCGCTTCACCTCGCTGCTGCACGCTGCCCTGCCGGAACGGACCTGGTTCTACGAGATCGATCGGGGGCGGCGGGTCGTCCGCTACGCGGCCTTGGACACGCCCTTCACGACGGAGCTTCCGCTCGACCCCATGCACGGGACCGTCGGCGTGGCCCCGGCGCTGGGCGAGGTTCGGTCGTCGCTGACCCCCGGCGACTGGGGCGGGAACATGGACACCCCCGAGATGCGCGCCGGCGTCACCTGCTACCTAGGCGTCAACGTCGAGGGAGCGCTGCTGAGCCTCGGTGACGGGCACGCACGGCAGGGGGAGGGTGAGACCTGCGGTGTCGCGGTCGAGTGCGCGATGGACACCGTCTTCGTCGTCGACCTGCTCAAAGGGGTCAGTACCCCGTGGCCCCGGCTGGAGAGCGATGAGTTCCTGATGACGACGGGGTCGACCCGCCCGCTGGAGGACGCGTTCCGCATCGCCCATGTCGAGATGGTCCGGTGGGTCCGCGAGCTGACCGGGCTTTCCGAGATGGATGCCTACCAGCTTGTGTCCCAGTCCGCGCTCACCCCGGTGGCCAACGTCGTCGACACCAACTACACGGTGGTCGCGAAGGTGCCCAAGGACGTCCTCCGCGGTACGGGCGCGGCGGCGATGGCCGGCACGCATGCAAGCCTTCGCTCCGTCGCGGCCGCCCTCGGTGGTCGGGGATGA
- a CDS encoding APC family permease, producing the protein MADIGIEEFENAPVPKVAPTRALKVGAVGLFAVLFMALANAAPITAMTGNVPIAVGYGNGIYAPAGFVVATVVLTLFTIGYVAMARYVTTAGAFYGFVSQGLGQVWGMATGLLATMAYVVFEGSLIGIFSYFANDALNTWFSWNVNWLVLALIGIVVVGIFGYYDINIAAVILGVFLICEVVLLTALSLSVLFKGGGPNGLMPSSVNPLNAFKSLPAGGGVIPTVKDSTGAAIPAGAAAIGVFFAFWSWIGYETTAVYGEESRNPRRIVPRATLFAVVALGVFYAFVSWMVIAGNGQRQSIDKAYNNSIGMFTDLAAKNLGGHWVVNVYLFLIMSGSFACALAFHNAASRYLYAISRELPALQSSLGRTHVKHHTPYIASVTQSLITLVLTVGFYLLTPGGHDALTGGYIFLYGLLALLGTMAILIVMAICSLAVISYFHIRKAHTGDIWTTLVIPVIGFLGMVYVLYLLISNLAFAGGGASGSLFYKLIPWMVGATFVIGLVAALWLRAKRPETYQAVGRTVFEETHERAEV; encoded by the coding sequence ATGGCTGATATCGGCATCGAGGAGTTCGAGAACGCCCCCGTCCCCAAGGTGGCTCCCACGAGGGCGCTCAAGGTGGGAGCGGTAGGACTCTTCGCCGTGCTGTTCATGGCACTCGCCAACGCGGCCCCCATCACCGCCATGACGGGCAACGTCCCCATCGCCGTCGGGTACGGCAACGGCATCTACGCACCGGCCGGATTCGTCGTCGCGACGGTCGTGCTCACGCTGTTCACCATCGGGTACGTGGCCATGGCCCGATACGTCACGACCGCGGGAGCGTTCTACGGCTTCGTCAGCCAGGGGCTCGGCCAGGTCTGGGGGATGGCCACCGGCCTGCTGGCCACCATGGCCTACGTCGTCTTCGAGGGCTCGCTGATCGGCATCTTCTCCTACTTCGCCAACGACGCTCTCAACACCTGGTTCAGCTGGAACGTGAACTGGCTCGTCCTGGCGCTCATCGGCATCGTCGTCGTCGGCATCTTCGGCTACTACGACATCAACATCGCCGCCGTCATCCTCGGCGTCTTCCTCATCTGCGAGGTCGTCCTCCTCACGGCGCTGTCTTTGTCCGTGCTGTTCAAGGGCGGCGGGCCGAACGGCCTGATGCCGTCCTCGGTCAACCCGCTCAACGCCTTCAAGAGCCTGCCGGCAGGCGGCGGTGTCATCCCCACCGTGAAGGACTCGACGGGCGCTGCGATCCCCGCCGGCGCGGCCGCCATCGGCGTCTTCTTCGCCTTCTGGTCGTGGATCGGCTACGAGACCACCGCGGTGTACGGCGAGGAGTCGCGCAACCCGCGCCGGATCGTGCCACGAGCCACGCTGTTCGCGGTCGTGGCGCTGGGGGTTTTCTACGCCTTCGTCTCCTGGATGGTCATCGCCGGCAACGGGCAGCGGCAGTCGATCGACAAGGCTTACAACAACTCGATCGGCATGTTCACGGACCTCGCCGCCAAGAACCTGGGCGGCCACTGGGTGGTGAACGTCTACCTGTTCCTGATCATGTCGGGGTCGTTCGCATGCGCGCTCGCGTTCCACAACGCGGCGTCGCGCTACCTCTACGCGATCTCGCGCGAGCTTCCGGCCTTGCAGTCGAGCCTGGGTCGCACGCACGTGAAGCACCACACGCCCTACATCGCGTCCGTCACGCAGAGCCTGATCACGCTCGTGCTGACCGTCGGCTTCTACCTGCTGACGCCGGGCGGGCACGACGCGCTGACCGGGGGCTACATCTTCCTCTACGGCCTCCTGGCCCTGCTGGGCACGATGGCGATCCTCATCGTGATGGCCATCTGCTCCCTGGCCGTGATCAGCTACTTCCACATCCGCAAGGCGCACACGGGCGACATCTGGACGACGCTGGTCATCCCGGTCATCGGCTTCCTCGGGATGGTCTACGTCCTCTACCTGCTGATCTCGAACCTGGCGTTCGCCGGCGGTGGGGCGTCCGGATCGCTGTTCTACAAGCTGATCCCGTGGATGGTCGGTGCCACCTTCGTGATCGGCCTCGTGGCGGCGTTGTGGCTTCGAGCCAAGCGGCCGGAGACCTACCAGGCCGTCGGCCGGACCGTCTTCGAGGAGACTCACGAGCGCGCCGAGGTCTGA
- a CDS encoding aminotransferase class III-fold pyridoxal phosphate-dependent enzyme — protein sequence MGEGQRGIEGAFDYDGFSFASKAEVLEKSKEYWNPDKTQFWVDSGIPLVIDRREEYFIYDMSGKRLIDVHLNGGTYNLGHRNPEVVQAVTLAMQHFDIGNHHFPSLARTALAEALVKSAPPGITKVIYGSGGGEAIDIALKTARHATKKRKIVSIIKAYHGHTGLAVQTGDDRFSKLFLADHPEEFPHVPFNDLDAMERELRGRDVAAVIMETIPATYGFPLPEPGYLESVKKLCERYDALYIADEVQTGLMRTGELWGISKHGIAPDILVTGKGISGGMYPIACVLVNERSAGWLEEDGFGHISTFGGAELGCIAALKALEICSRAETRSMVHYIADFLGRGVRSIQAAYPDWFVGIRQDGVVMGLEFAHPQGAKYVMRHLYDNGVWAIFSTLDPRVLQFKPGILLKPELAEELLDRLEVAIGRAAREVRGVRGPAAGVSA from the coding sequence ATGGGCGAGGGACAGCGCGGGATCGAGGGCGCCTTCGACTACGACGGCTTCTCCTTCGCGTCCAAGGCCGAGGTGCTCGAGAAGTCCAAGGAGTACTGGAACCCCGACAAGACCCAGTTCTGGGTGGACTCGGGCATCCCGCTGGTCATCGACCGTCGGGAGGAGTACTTCATCTACGACATGTCGGGCAAGCGGCTGATCGACGTGCACCTGAACGGAGGCACGTACAACCTCGGTCACCGCAACCCCGAGGTGGTGCAGGCGGTCACCTTGGCCATGCAGCACTTCGACATCGGGAACCACCACTTCCCCTCGCTGGCGCGCACCGCCCTGGCCGAGGCCCTGGTCAAGTCCGCCCCGCCCGGGATCACCAAGGTGATCTACGGGTCCGGCGGCGGTGAGGCCATCGACATCGCGCTCAAGACGGCGCGGCACGCCACCAAGAAACGCAAGATCGTCTCCATCATCAAGGCCTACCACGGGCACACGGGCCTCGCCGTCCAGACGGGCGACGACCGCTTCTCCAAGCTGTTCCTGGCCGACCACCCTGAGGAGTTCCCGCACGTCCCGTTCAACGACCTCGACGCGATGGAGCGCGAGCTGCGGGGCCGAGACGTCGCCGCGGTCATCATGGAGACCATCCCGGCGACCTACGGGTTCCCGCTTCCCGAGCCCGGCTACCTGGAGTCGGTCAAGAAGCTGTGCGAGCGCTACGACGCCCTCTACATCGCGGACGAGGTCCAGACCGGGCTGATGCGCACGGGCGAGCTGTGGGGCATCAGCAAGCACGGCATCGCACCGGACATCCTGGTGACCGGCAAGGGCATCAGCGGGGGCATGTACCCGATCGCATGCGTGCTGGTCAACGAGAGGTCGGCTGGCTGGCTCGAGGAGGACGGGTTCGGCCACATCTCCACCTTCGGCGGGGCCGAGCTCGGCTGCATCGCCGCGCTGAAGGCGCTGGAGATCTGCAGCCGTGCCGAGACCCGCTCGATGGTTCACTACATCGCCGACTTCCTCGGGCGCGGCGTGCGCTCGATCCAGGCGGCCTACCCGGACTGGTTCGTGGGGATCCGTCAGGACGGCGTGGTGATGGGCCTGGAGTTCGCCCACCCGCAGGGAGCGAAGTACGTGATGCGCCACCTGTACGACAACGGGGTCTGGGCCATCTTCTCCACCCTGGATCCTCGGGTCCTCCAGTTCAAGCCGGGGATCCTCTTGAAGCCCGAGCTCGCCGAGGAGCTCCTCGACCGCCTCGAGGTCGCCATCGGGCGTGCCGCCCGCGAGGTGCGCGGCGTGCGCGGTCCGGCTGCGGGGGTGAGCGCGTGA
- a CDS encoding aldehyde dehydrogenase family protein, translated as MVERADWAARAFARYDAASVRRIVSAAAEAGAARAKEFAESAVKETGFGVAEHKLVKNLACSTGLVEAYRAHDYVSVRVDADAKVVEIPRPAGVVLALTPSTNPVATVFFKTLLCLMTRNAVVISPHPYAREVCGEAARTLSEAAIAAGAPDGVIQWVDEPSVPLINALMTDERTSVIVATGGTPVVRAAYQSGRPALGVGPGNVPVLVDRTADVQSAAKRIVESKSFDNSILCTNESVLVVEDAVAERLMTHLANSGAYLLTDDERDRVRTLLFPDGHFDPRLVGKDAAWLAEQAGIRVGPRTQVLLAPFDLPVPEEPLAHEKLTPVLGVLRVPTARRGIEAACAVLRIGGAGHSAAIHSSDARTILEFSAAVRVLRVSVNVGNSLGASGLSTNLAPAMTVGTGFFGRSALGENLEPKHLVNWTRVAYGSDLKAPMADFSGLDPWTAPAGPVPAYPRPSNAADLPVVPPIEQPTPVVGGDLREEIRRLIVEELTEIIRSGRG; from the coding sequence ATGGTCGAGCGAGCGGACTGGGCGGCGCGGGCCTTCGCCCGCTACGACGCGGCGAGCGTGCGGCGCATCGTCTCGGCGGCGGCGGAGGCAGGCGCGGCGAGGGCGAAGGAGTTCGCCGAGAGCGCGGTGAAGGAGACCGGGTTCGGGGTCGCCGAGCACAAGCTGGTCAAGAACCTGGCCTGCTCGACCGGTCTCGTCGAGGCCTACCGGGCGCACGACTACGTCAGCGTCCGCGTCGATGCCGACGCCAAGGTCGTCGAGATCCCTCGGCCGGCGGGGGTGGTGCTGGCGCTGACGCCCTCGACGAACCCCGTCGCCACCGTCTTCTTCAAGACGCTCCTGTGCCTGATGACCCGCAACGCGGTGGTGATCAGCCCGCACCCCTACGCCCGTGAGGTCTGCGGCGAGGCCGCGCGAACGTTGTCCGAAGCGGCGATCGCCGCAGGCGCCCCGGACGGCGTCATCCAGTGGGTCGATGAGCCTTCGGTGCCGCTGATCAATGCGTTGATGACCGACGAGCGGACGTCGGTGATCGTGGCCACCGGCGGGACCCCGGTGGTGCGGGCGGCCTACCAGAGCGGGCGGCCGGCCCTCGGGGTCGGGCCCGGCAACGTGCCCGTGCTCGTCGACCGCACGGCCGACGTGCAGTCGGCCGCCAAGCGCATCGTGGAGAGCAAGTCCTTCGACAACTCCATCCTGTGCACCAACGAGAGCGTGCTCGTGGTCGAGGACGCGGTGGCCGAGCGCCTGATGACGCACCTCGCCAACAGCGGCGCCTACCTGCTCACCGATGACGAGCGTGACAGGGTGCGGACCCTGCTCTTCCCCGACGGTCACTTCGACCCGCGGCTGGTGGGCAAGGACGCTGCGTGGCTGGCCGAGCAGGCCGGCATCAGGGTCGGCCCGCGAACCCAGGTGCTGCTGGCGCCGTTCGACCTTCCCGTGCCGGAGGAGCCCCTCGCCCACGAGAAGCTCACGCCGGTGCTGGGGGTGTTGCGGGTGCCCACCGCGCGCCGCGGGATCGAGGCAGCCTGTGCCGTGCTCCGGATCGGCGGGGCCGGCCACTCGGCCGCGATCCACAGCAGTGACGCGCGCACGATCCTCGAGTTCTCCGCGGCCGTGCGCGTGCTCCGGGTCTCGGTCAACGTCGGGAACAGCCTGGGTGCCTCGGGGCTGTCGACGAATCTGGCCCCGGCGATGACGGTGGGGACCGGGTTCTTCGGCCGCTCCGCCCTCGGGGAGAACCTCGAGCCCAAGCACCTGGTGAACTGGACCCGGGTCGCGTACGGGTCCGACCTCAAGGCGCCCATGGCCGACTTCTCCGGCCTGGACCCCTGGACAGCGCCCGCGGGTCCCGTGCCGGCCTACCCCCGGCCGTCGAACGCGGCCGATCTGCCGGTCGTCCCCCCGATCGAGCAGCCAACCCCCGTCGTCGGCGGCGACCTGCGTGAGGAGATCCGACGGCTGATCGTCGAAGAGCTGACCGAGATCATCAGGAGCGGACGTGGCTGA